A single genomic interval of Desulfarculaceae bacterium harbors:
- a CDS encoding branched-chain amino acid ABC transporter permease, with protein MIVGSVYSLIAVGLTMIFGVMRVSNFAHGDFAMVGAYIAVFVLAWMPGWMGWVGSLLAALAGVGVLGVLVERGVFRPLMTRWTDLDQIMVSIGLFIVMENLAQLFFGATPRMLPDPFHGATADLGLFSTSMMRLLCLAMSLGIIILLQIYLNRARMGVAIQATAQNRKAAQLMGININLIYAVTFALGSALAGLGGVLYGTIFAIYPTMGAVPTLKAFVVTILGGMGNIRGAIFSGFILGVAESLGGAYISMQYKNAIGFVILILVLLIIPHGLFGRSEE; from the coding sequence TTGATTGTGGGCAGTGTCTACAGCCTGATCGCCGTGGGCCTGACCATGATCTTCGGGGTGATGCGCGTCAGCAACTTCGCCCACGGGGACTTCGCCATGGTGGGCGCCTACATCGCCGTTTTCGTCCTGGCCTGGATGCCGGGCTGGATGGGTTGGGTGGGCTCGCTTCTGGCCGCTTTGGCCGGGGTGGGTGTCTTGGGCGTGTTGGTGGAGCGGGGCGTGTTCCGCCCCCTCATGACCCGCTGGACCGACCTGGACCAGATCATGGTCTCCATCGGCCTGTTCATCGTCATGGAGAACCTGGCCCAGCTATTTTTCGGGGCCACCCCGCGCATGTTGCCCGACCCCTTCCACGGGGCCACGGCCGACCTCGGGCTGTTCTCCACCAGCATGATGCGCCTGTTGTGCCTCGCCATGTCGCTGGGCATCATCATCCTGCTGCAGATATACCTCAACCGGGCCCGCATGGGCGTGGCCATCCAAGCCACGGCCCAGAACCGCAAGGCGGCCCAGTTGATGGGCATTAACATCAATTTGATCTACGCGGTCACCTTCGCCCTGGGCAGCGCCCTGGCCGGCCTGGGCGGAGTGCTCTACGGCACCATCTTTGCCATCTATCCCACCATGGGCGCGGTGCCCACCCTCAAGGCCTTCGTGGTCACCATCCTGGGCGGCATGGGCAACATCCGGGGAGCCATATTCAGCGGTTTCATCCTGGGCGTGGCCGAGTCCCTGGGCGGGGCCTACATCTCCATGCAATATAAGAACGCCATCGGTTTCGTCATCCTCATCCTTGTGCTTCTGATAATCCCCCACGGCCTGTTCGGAAGGAGCGAGGAATGA
- a CDS encoding branched-chain amino acid ABC transporter permease, which yields MDGKQKFLAVAGMALCVALPLIITDRYIQHLLVMSLIFVIFSSSWNLITGYAGQLNMGHAAFFGIGAYTSALLAIKLGVSPWIGMFLGGGLAGAAGFLLGIPALRLSGPYLAITTIGFAEILRLVAMNWVGLTRGSLGLYGIPPLPGFWGIRFTSELTFYYVALAATAWALFCFRRLTRSEFGLSLQAMREDETGAQSIGISTNSYKLTVFTISAFFGGFAGALLAHYQRLISPDLLSLGETFQALTMTMIGGLGTLTGPVLGAVLLTFLSEGLRFVEDIVKMDVRLIIYGALLIVTILFMRGGIVGIWDRWRERRGSNGEEA from the coding sequence ATGGACGGCAAGCAAAAATTCCTGGCGGTGGCGGGCATGGCCCTGTGCGTGGCCCTGCCTCTGATCATCACCGACCGCTACATTCAGCACCTGCTGGTGATGTCGCTGATCTTCGTGATCTTCTCCTCAAGCTGGAACCTGATCACCGGCTACGCCGGCCAACTCAACATGGGGCACGCCGCCTTCTTCGGCATCGGGGCCTACACCTCGGCCCTGCTGGCCATCAAGCTGGGGGTGTCGCCCTGGATCGGAATGTTCCTGGGCGGGGGACTGGCCGGGGCAGCCGGCTTCCTGCTGGGCATCCCCGCCTTGCGCCTGTCCGGGCCGTATTTGGCCATCACCACCATCGGCTTCGCCGAGATATTGCGCCTGGTGGCCATGAACTGGGTCGGCCTGACCCGGGGCTCCCTGGGCCTCTACGGCATCCCGCCCCTGCCCGGCTTTTGGGGCATCCGCTTCACCAGCGAGCTGACCTTTTACTACGTGGCCCTGGCCGCGACGGCTTGGGCCCTGTTCTGCTTCCGCCGCCTTACCCGCAGCGAGTTCGGCCTGAGCCTGCAGGCCATGCGCGAGGACGAAACCGGGGCCCAGAGCATCGGCATAAGCACCAACAGCTACAAGCTCACCGTGTTCACCATCAGCGCCTTTTTCGGCGGCTTCGCCGGGGCCCTGCTGGCGCACTACCAGCGCCTGATCAGCCCGGATCTGCTCTCCCTGGGCGAGACCTTCCAGGCCCTGACCATGACCATGATCGGCGGCCTGGGTACTCTCACCGGCCCGGTGCTGGGCGCGGTGCTGCTCACCTTCCTGTCCGAGGGCCTGCGCTTCGTGGAGGACATAGTGAAGATGGACGTGCGCCTGATCATCTACGGCGCCTTGCTCATCGTGACCATCCTGTTCATGCGCGGCGGCATCGTGGGCATTTGGGACCGCTGGCGCGAACGGCGCGGCTCTAACGGAGAGGAGGCTTAA
- a CDS encoding ArgE/DapE family deacylase — translation MQKAEEALLEAVGRLSDDIVDFAARLVAEPSTLGNEASVLQVMEQEMVKLGLTPQKVEIDPEALASHPGFGPVPWSYEGRYNVVAVRPADAEGGKSALFNGHLDVVSPEPLGRWERDPFDPLVKDGWLYGRGASDMKGGVAAMTYALAAVQKAGLGLAAPVTLEGVIEEECTGNGALACVLAGYDADAVLIPEPLGQSILTSQVGVCWFKVSLGGVPIHVLDTHGGVNAIEKCYSLIQALRGLEEELNVGSHPGLPEIKHPANFNIGIINGGDWPSTVPAKAEFHCRQGFLPGTSFEEVRSKVEQTIARAAASDPWLASNPPQVEFYGFRSLGHQIPRDQPAFNLISELKTELTGSPAEAAFSTATTDLRAFVHYGKGQATCYGPEGENMHADNERVNIESIMHTAKLYALFLARWCKTVE, via the coding sequence ATGCAAAAAGCCGAGGAAGCCCTGCTCGAGGCGGTTGGGCGGCTTAGTGACGACATCGTGGACTTCGCCGCCCGCTTGGTGGCCGAGCCCAGCACCCTGGGCAACGAGGCCTCGGTGCTCCAGGTCATGGAACAGGAGATGGTCAAGCTGGGGCTGACTCCCCAAAAGGTGGAGATTGACCCCGAGGCTCTGGCATCCCATCCCGGCTTCGGGCCGGTGCCCTGGAGCTACGAGGGCCGCTACAATGTGGTGGCCGTGCGCCCCGCGGACGCCGAAGGCGGCAAGAGCGCGCTTTTCAACGGCCACCTGGACGTGGTGAGCCCGGAGCCTCTGGGCCGCTGGGAGCGCGACCCCTTCGACCCCCTGGTCAAGGACGGCTGGCTCTACGGCCGGGGCGCCTCGGACATGAAGGGCGGCGTGGCCGCCATGACCTATGCCCTGGCCGCGGTTCAAAAGGCCGGGCTGGGCCTGGCCGCGCCGGTAACCCTGGAGGGGGTGATCGAGGAAGAGTGCACCGGCAACGGGGCCCTGGCCTGCGTGCTGGCCGGTTACGACGCCGACGCGGTGCTGATCCCCGAGCCTCTGGGCCAGTCCATCCTCACCAGCCAGGTGGGAGTGTGCTGGTTCAAGGTCAGCCTGGGCGGGGTGCCCATCCACGTGCTGGACACCCACGGCGGGGTCAACGCCATTGAGAAGTGCTATTCGCTCATCCAGGCCCTCAGGGGGCTGGAAGAGGAACTGAACGTGGGGTCCCATCCCGGCTTGCCGGAGATTAAGCACCCGGCCAACTTCAACATCGGCATAATCAACGGCGGCGACTGGCCCTCCACCGTGCCCGCCAAGGCTGAGTTCCATTGCCGCCAGGGCTTCCTGCCGGGCACAAGCTTCGAGGAGGTCCGGAGCAAGGTGGAGCAGACCATCGCCCGGGCCGCGGCCTCCGATCCCTGGCTGGCCTCCAACCCGCCCCAGGTGGAGTTCTACGGCTTCCGTTCCCTGGGCCACCAGATTCCCCGGGACCAGCCGGCCTTCAACCTGATCAGCGAGTTGAAGACCGAGCTGACCGGCAGTCCGGCCGAAGCGGCGTTTTCCACCGCCACCACCGACCTCAGGGCCTTTGTGCACTACGGCAAGGGCCAGGCCACCTGCTACGGCCCGGAGGGGGAAAACATGCACGCCGACAACGAGCGGGTGAATATCGAGAGTATCATGCATACCGCGAAACTTTACGCCCTGTTCCTGGCGCGCTGGTGCAAGACGGTGGAGTAA
- a CDS encoding sigma 54-interacting transcriptional regulator produces the protein MLLDFDQIAPLRQLLESAHNGVVVVDRDGFIVVYNQAARTLAGFTLEDVMGRHLGELSTEAWADMRRIIASGQPQVGRKVRLTESTIIANRTAIRDGGEIIGVLSIFQDVSEYESLADQLAAYKELSEQLDVIIESSHDGLWISDAVGKVIKVNAASAKGTGLGADKLVGRNVENLVAEGFFDRSATLEVLASRAPVTFVQNQRDGGQCLVTGTPVFNDEGEVRLVVINARDLTELNRLQAELEESRLLTQQYRSELSLIHLHQDLASQVIMRAPVMMRAFDTAMRVAQVDSSVLLAGESGVGKGLFAKLIHEASPRKEGPLVRVDCGGIPANLIEAELFGYERGAFTGALESGKLGYFELAQGGTLLLDEVGELPLSVQAKLLRFLEDNEVVRVGSTTPRRIDVRIIAATNRDLDRMVAEHQFRQDLYFRLKVVPLHLPPLRERGEDVPLLVHHFLKQFNAKCATDKVLSPAALEALCRYPYPGNVRELANLLEQLVVLAPGEVVDLADLPAGVRRAGGEQTAREGEDQWNLPQAVQRLEQELIAKAIRVFGSQREAARHLGINHSTISRKAKKPPQSIVE, from the coding sequence ATGCTCTTGGACTTTGACCAAATAGCCCCCTTGCGCCAACTCCTGGAGTCGGCGCACAACGGCGTGGTGGTGGTGGACCGCGACGGGTTCATCGTGGTCTACAACCAGGCGGCGCGCACCCTGGCCGGCTTCACCCTCGAGGACGTGATGGGCCGCCACCTGGGCGAGCTGAGCACCGAGGCCTGGGCCGACATGCGCCGGATCATCGCCAGCGGCCAGCCCCAGGTGGGGCGCAAGGTGCGCCTAACCGAAAGCACCATCATCGCCAACCGCACCGCCATCCGCGACGGCGGCGAGATTATCGGGGTGCTCAGCATCTTCCAGGATGTGTCGGAGTACGAGAGCCTGGCCGACCAATTGGCCGCCTACAAGGAGCTTTCCGAGCAACTGGACGTGATCATCGAGTCCTCGCACGACGGCCTGTGGATCAGCGATGCGGTGGGCAAGGTGATCAAGGTCAACGCGGCCTCGGCCAAGGGCACCGGGCTCGGGGCCGACAAGCTGGTGGGGCGCAATGTGGAGAACCTGGTGGCCGAGGGCTTTTTCGACCGCTCGGCCACCCTGGAGGTGCTGGCCAGCCGGGCTCCGGTCACCTTTGTGCAGAACCAGCGCGACGGCGGCCAGTGCTTGGTCACTGGAACCCCGGTGTTCAACGACGAAGGCGAGGTGCGCCTGGTGGTGATCAACGCCCGCGACCTCACCGAGCTCAACCGCCTGCAAGCCGAGCTGGAGGAGAGCCGCCTGCTCACCCAGCAGTACCGCAGTGAGCTCTCCTTGATTCATCTGCACCAAGACCTGGCCTCCCAGGTGATCATGCGCGCTCCGGTGATGATGCGCGCCTTTGACACCGCCATGCGGGTGGCCCAGGTGGACTCCAGCGTGCTCCTGGCCGGGGAGTCCGGGGTGGGCAAGGGGCTGTTCGCCAAGCTGATCCACGAGGCCTCCCCCCGCAAGGAAGGGCCCCTGGTACGGGTGGACTGCGGCGGCATCCCGGCCAACCTCATCGAGGCCGAGCTTTTCGGCTATGAGCGCGGCGCCTTCACCGGAGCGCTGGAGAGCGGCAAGCTGGGCTACTTCGAGCTGGCCCAGGGGGGCACCCTGCTTTTGGACGAGGTGGGTGAGCTGCCGCTGAGCGTGCAGGCCAAGCTGCTCCGGTTCCTGGAGGACAACGAGGTGGTGCGGGTGGGCTCCACCACCCCCCGGCGCATCGACGTGCGCATCATCGCGGCCACCAACCGCGACCTGGACCGCATGGTGGCCGAGCACCAGTTCCGCCAAGACCTCTACTTCCGCCTCAAGGTGGTGCCCTTGCACCTGCCCCCCCTGCGGGAGCGGGGCGAGGACGTCCCCCTGCTGGTGCATCACTTCCTCAAGCAGTTCAATGCCAAGTGCGCCACGGACAAGGTCCTTTCTCCCGCGGCCCTGGAAGCCCTGTGCCGCTACCCCTACCCGGGCAACGTGCGTGAGCTGGCCAACCTCCTGGAGCAACTGGTGGTGCTGGCCCCCGGCGAGGTGGTGGACCTGGCCGACCTGCCGGCCGGAGTGCGCCGGGCCGGCGGGGAGCAGACAGCGCGGGAGGGCGAGGACCAGTGGAACTTGCCCCAGGCGGTGCAGCGCCTGGAGCAGGAGCTGATCGCCAAGGCCATCCGGGTTTTCGGCAGCCAGCGGGAGGCGGCCCGCCACCTGGGCATCAACCACAGCACCATCTCCCGCAAGGCCAAAAAGCCGCCCCAAAGCATTGTTGAATAA
- a CDS encoding pyridoxamine 5'-phosphate oxidase family protein, with protein MTREMRRKDRAATPEQTQEILAKGDYGVLCTTSAEGQPYGTPLHYCLLEGSLYFHCGLSGQKLDNLAANDRVSFVVVNRCEVMPDEFATLYESAVVFGQCLEVEGAEKQTALEGLLDKYSPEFRAEGLEYTAKVYDKARVYKIAMESVSGKARNAR; from the coding sequence ATGACCCGCGAGATGCGCCGTAAAGACCGGGCCGCCACCCCAGAGCAAACCCAGGAAATCCTTGCCAAAGGCGACTACGGGGTGCTCTGTACCACCTCAGCCGAGGGTCAGCCCTACGGCACTCCCCTGCACTACTGTCTCTTGGAGGGCAGCCTCTACTTCCACTGCGGCCTTAGCGGCCAAAAGCTGGACAATCTGGCGGCCAACGACAGGGTCTCATTCGTGGTGGTCAACCGCTGCGAGGTGATGCCCGACGAGTTCGCAACGCTCTATGAGAGCGCGGTGGTGTTCGGCCAGTGCCTGGAGGTGGAGGGAGCGGAGAAGCAGACCGCCTTGGAAGGCCTGCTGGACAAATACAGCCCGGAGTTCCGCGCCGAGGGCCTGGAGTACACCGCCAAGGTCTACGACAAGGCGCGGGTCTACAAGATCGCCATGGAGTCGGTCAGCGGCAAGGCCCGCAACGCCCGCTAG
- a CDS encoding ABC transporter substrate-binding protein, whose product MKKLSLAILALALCLGVIMAGPASAADPIKVGILGPFTGPLAHNASEMKMGMLLALDKVNAGGGINGRPVELIFADTSCKPANGVAAVKKLLTRDEVLVVGGGYCSSVNIATSEICQFEKTPNAVGIAISPTITNRGYEYVFRTCNESSQAIAGSIAWLKEVKRPKTVAFFMENSDYGRDAQKIWEEVCKKEGFKILGSYYFEIGDSDFTTQISNLKKLNPELVFNIASTTEAALIQKQAKELNYVTQWMGAGGHFTQAYFKMTGSVSEYAMGCSMEPTKSMKDPLVAVFVKEYEKKFPGSRPGIFSSQGYDNLMVIADAIKRAGKLGDDLQENRDKVRDALKTTNMTLTQGNIKFGKNGQVHALLAPVLQVKLNKACQPDTEVVFPLDKAAAKYEVPKPWSERRCK is encoded by the coding sequence GTGAAAAAATTGAGTCTTGCGATATTGGCCTTGGCCCTTTGCCTGGGCGTGATCATGGCTGGGCCGGCCTCGGCGGCCGACCCCATCAAGGTGGGCATTCTGGGCCCCTTCACCGGTCCCCTGGCTCACAACGCCAGTGAGATGAAAATGGGCATGCTCCTGGCCCTGGACAAGGTCAACGCCGGCGGCGGCATCAACGGCCGTCCGGTGGAGCTTATCTTCGCCGACACCTCCTGCAAGCCGGCCAACGGTGTGGCCGCGGTGAAAAAACTGCTCACCCGGGACGAGGTCCTGGTGGTGGGCGGCGGTTACTGCTCCTCGGTTAACATCGCCACCAGCGAGATCTGCCAGTTCGAGAAGACCCCAAACGCGGTGGGCATCGCCATCAGCCCCACCATCACCAACCGCGGCTATGAGTATGTCTTCCGCACCTGCAACGAGAGCAGCCAGGCCATCGCGGGCAGCATAGCATGGCTCAAGGAGGTGAAGCGGCCCAAGACAGTGGCCTTCTTCATGGAGAACTCCGACTACGGCCGCGACGCCCAGAAGATCTGGGAAGAGGTCTGCAAGAAAGAGGGCTTCAAGATTCTGGGCAGCTACTACTTCGAGATCGGCGACAGCGACTTCACCACCCAGATCTCCAACCTCAAGAAGCTCAACCCCGAGCTGGTGTTCAACATCGCCTCCACCACCGAGGCGGCCCTGATCCAGAAGCAGGCCAAGGAGCTCAACTACGTGACCCAGTGGATGGGCGCTGGCGGCCATTTCACCCAGGCCTACTTCAAGATGACCGGCTCGGTGAGCGAGTACGCCATGGGCTGCAGCATGGAGCCCACCAAGAGCATGAAGGACCCCCTCGTCGCGGTCTTCGTCAAGGAATATGAGAAGAAGTTCCCCGGCTCGCGTCCGGGCATCTTCTCCAGCCAGGGCTATGACAACCTGATGGTCATCGCCGACGCCATCAAGCGGGCCGGCAAGCTGGGCGACGATCTGCAGGAGAACCGCGACAAGGTGCGCGACGCCCTCAAGACCACCAACATGACCCTGACCCAGGGCAACATCAAGTTCGGCAAAAATGGCCAGGTGCACGCCCTGCTGGCTCCGGTGCTGCAGGTCAAGCTGAACAAGGCTTGCCAGCCGGACACCGAAGTGGTTTTCCCGTTGGACAAGGCCGCGGCCAAGTACGAAGTGCCCAAGCCCTGGTCCGAACGCCGCTGCAAGTAA